Proteins encoded in a region of the Bacteroidota bacterium genome:
- a CDS encoding N-6 DNA methylase — MIETYLKEIATKTKRGDAREESYYSILESFLKEYSQTKLKKRIEVTVLPKKTEAGNPDFRIWDGKHSQVGYIEAKPPHANLDDIEESEQLQRYIETFPNLILTNFYEFRLYRRGKLLTSVLLARPFIAAKGKIIPPAEHTIEFFALLEKFFQFSIPEDFTAETLARELASRTRFLRDQVITAELREASTPGAKKILGFYEAFQKHLIANLKPEQFADLYAQTITYGLFAARTRANGAFDRKTAYDLIPKTIGILREIFHFISFDPPEQLQATVDDIAEVLAAVDVKKILHQYYDEGKGSDPIFHFYETFLAEYNPQERERRGVYYTPEPVVSYIVRSLNIILKEKFGREDGFATPSVTVLDPAGGTLTFLAEAAKLAVEEYVSKYGDGSRRQFIEDHILKHFYAFELMMAPYAAGHLKMGYLLEELGHKLSGDERFQFYLTNTLEMEELTQTSLPGMSSLSEESHLAGEVKKKQPILVVLGNPPYSGHSVNKGEWISELIETYKKVNGEPLGEKNPKWLQDDYVKFIRFAQWKIDQIGEGILGFITNHSYLDNPTFRGMRQSLMNSFDEIYLLDLHGNSLKKEKAPDGSKDENVFDIQQGVAIGLFVKKKKYKGEKKIFHADLWGLREQKYKKLTTVNLKTVKWKQLQPSSPLYLFVPRDEKRLIKYQSYPSIPEIFPVNSVGIVTARDSFVIDFDRRELERRIAQFRESSLEDIFVEKTYDLKDTGAWKLRDARKVLSKDEDWKDHFTRLLYRPFDIREIFYHDALVDRSRKEVMQHMLEKNVGLITRRQMLPGLPCNYFFVSDSLISDGVIRSDNRGGESLFPLYLYPERKKSKSGSGMTMMLFEPEVPYGTGKRVPNIAPKIFETLQLAYKRKLSPEDIFYYIYGVLYSNAYRQKYAEFLKTDFPRVPFTSNYKVFKSFAEKGEELVALHLLKSKKLGKPITHCEGEGDNRVEKVTYDDKKKRVYFNPSQYFAGVAKEVWEYHIGGYQVAEKWLKDRKGRVLSSEEVSHYCKVVTALAQTIKLQGGLDELFKEVEKNTLNH, encoded by the coding sequence ATGATCGAGACTTACCTTAAAGAAATAGCTACGAAAACTAAAAGAGGTGATGCAAGAGAAGAGTCTTACTACTCAATCCTGGAATCATTTCTAAAGGAATACTCACAAACAAAACTTAAAAAGAGAATCGAGGTTACTGTTCTACCCAAAAAAACAGAAGCTGGTAATCCCGATTTTCGTATTTGGGATGGTAAGCATTCCCAAGTAGGATATATTGAAGCCAAACCGCCCCACGCAAATCTGGATGATATCGAAGAATCGGAACAGTTGCAGCGCTATATCGAAACTTTTCCAAATCTCATACTCACGAATTTCTATGAATTCCGCCTTTACCGACGTGGCAAATTATTGACGTCAGTCTTACTGGCACGACCGTTCATTGCGGCAAAAGGAAAAATTATACCACCAGCCGAGCATACAATAGAATTCTTTGCGTTGTTAGAAAAGTTTTTCCAATTTTCGATCCCAGAAGATTTCACTGCCGAAACGCTTGCACGGGAGCTTGCGAGCCGTACACGTTTTCTCCGCGATCAGGTAATAACAGCAGAGCTACGTGAAGCATCGACACCTGGAGCGAAGAAGATTCTCGGATTTTACGAGGCGTTTCAAAAACATCTTATTGCAAATCTTAAACCGGAACAATTTGCAGACCTTTATGCGCAAACGATTACGTATGGATTGTTTGCTGCACGAACGAGAGCAAACGGTGCATTCGACCGAAAGACCGCATACGATTTGATTCCAAAGACAATCGGCATTCTGCGGGAGATATTTCATTTCATTTCGTTCGATCCACCAGAGCAATTGCAAGCCACAGTCGATGATATCGCTGAAGTTCTTGCTGCTGTTGATGTGAAGAAAATTCTACACCAGTATTACGATGAAGGCAAAGGAAGCGATCCGATTTTTCATTTCTATGAAACGTTCCTTGCTGAGTACAATCCGCAAGAACGTGAACGAAGAGGAGTATATTATACACCTGAGCCGGTCGTTTCGTACATCGTCCGTTCGCTCAATATAATCCTTAAAGAAAAATTCGGGCGCGAAGATGGATTTGCTACTCCAAGCGTAACAGTACTTGACCCTGCCGGCGGAACATTGACATTCCTTGCGGAAGCAGCGAAGCTTGCAGTTGAAGAATATGTTTCGAAGTACGGCGATGGCTCTCGACGGCAGTTTATTGAAGACCACATCCTGAAACATTTCTACGCCTTCGAGCTGATGATGGCTCCGTACGCTGCCGGGCATTTAAAGATGGGTTACCTGCTCGAAGAATTGGGGCACAAGCTGAGCGGTGATGAGCGATTTCAATTTTATTTGACGAACACGTTGGAGATGGAAGAGCTTACACAGACTTCGCTGCCGGGAATGTCATCACTCTCGGAAGAATCACATCTTGCAGGAGAGGTAAAGAAGAAACAGCCAATTCTCGTTGTGCTTGGCAATCCTCCCTACTCCGGGCACTCCGTTAACAAAGGCGAGTGGATTTCTGAACTCATAGAAACCTACAAGAAAGTGAACGGTGAACCGCTCGGTGAGAAAAATCCAAAATGGTTACAGGATGATTACGTAAAGTTCATACGATTTGCACAGTGGAAGATTGATCAGATAGGTGAAGGCATACTCGGTTTTATTACAAACCACAGTTATCTCGATAATCCAACGTTCCGTGGTATGCGGCAATCTTTGATGAACTCGTTTGATGAGATTTATCTTCTCGATTTGCACGGTAACTCGTTGAAGAAAGAAAAAGCTCCCGACGGCTCGAAAGACGAGAACGTTTTCGACATACAGCAAGGTGTTGCTATTGGATTGTTTGTAAAGAAGAAAAAGTACAAAGGTGAGAAGAAAATATTCCACGCAGATTTATGGGGACTAAGAGAACAAAAATATAAGAAGTTAACCACTGTTAACCTCAAGACGGTAAAGTGGAAGCAATTACAACCAAGTTCACCCTTATACTTGTTTGTGCCGAGAGATGAGAAACGTTTAATCAAATATCAATCGTATCCGAGCATACCGGAAATCTTCCCCGTAAATAGTGTTGGAATAGTTACTGCGAGAGATAGCTTTGTGATTGATTTTGATCGCAGAGAACTCGAAAGGAGAATTGCCCAATTCAGGGAATCTTCGTTAGAAGATATCTTTGTAGAAAAAACATATGACTTAAAAGATACAGGCGCATGGAAATTACGTGATGCAAGAAAAGTGTTGTCTAAAGATGAAGATTGGAAAGATCATTTCACCAGATTGCTTTACAGACCGTTTGATATACGTGAGATATTTTATCATGATGCTCTCGTTGACCGTTCCAGAAAAGAAGTTATGCAGCATATGCTGGAAAAGAATGTTGGATTGATTACCCGGAGACAAATGTTGCCTGGTCTGCCATGTAATTACTTTTTTGTTTCTGATTCCTTGATTTCCGACGGAGTGATACGTTCTGATAATAGAGGGGGTGAATCATTATTTCCACTTTACCTTTATCCAGAACGAAAGAAAAGCAAGTCCGGCAGCGGAATGACCATGATGTTATTCGAACCAGAAGTACCTTACGGAACTGGGAAAAGAGTTCCCAATATCGCTCCTAAGATTTTTGAAACACTACAATTAGCATACAAGCGAAAGCTAAGTCCGGAAGATATTTTTTATTACATCTACGGCGTGTTGTACTCGAATGCTTACCGCCAAAAATACGCAGAGTTTTTGAAGACAGATTTCCCAAGAGTACCGTTTACATCAAATTACAAAGTATTTAAGTCGTTCGCAGAAAAAGGAGAAGAACTTGTTGCGCTCCATCTTCTAAAATCAAAGAAGCTCGGTAAACCAATTACTCACTGTGAGGGCGAAGGAGATAACAGAGTTGAGAAAGTAACCTACGATGATAAGAAGAAGCGAGTATATTTTAATCCGTCGCAATACTTTGCCGGTGTTGCAAAAGAGGTATGGGAGTATCATATCGGCGGTTATCAGGTTGCTGAGAAGTGGCTGAAGGATAGAAAAGGAAGAGTCCTTTCATCCGAAGAAGTGAGCCATTATTGCAAAGTTGTTACCGCTTTGGCACAGACGATAAAACTTCAAGGGGGATTGGATGAGTTGTTTAAAGAAGTTGAGAAAAATACCCTCAACCATTAA